Below is a window of Mycolicibacterium rhodesiae NBB3 DNA.
CTACTGGAGCGGATTTCCGAAGTTGCTGGGATGTGAAATCGAGACAGATTTCGCAAAGGCCGACATCGCATTGGTAGGACTCCCGCTGGCGGTCAATCCAGTCGAGCGGACGCAGTATCTGGGCCCCCGCGCGGTCAGGCACCGCTCACAGGCGTATCACCGCGGCCACCGCGAGTTCGGCATCAACCCCTTCGAGCTGGCCAGGATCCGTGATTTCGGGGACGTGCCGATTCCCACACCGACCATCGCCGATCAAGCCGTCCTCGACATCGAGAAGTTCTATGCACGCATGGACGCCGCGGGAGTCCTCCCATTTACCATCGGCGGCGACCACGCCTGCACGCTGCCGGTGCTGCGGGCCATCGCCGGGCCGAACTCGCGTCGCAAAGCACCGATCGGGATCATCCATTTCGACTCGCACACCGATACATACGGCGATTCGGCGGGCGTGCGTTGCCATGCCGGCAACGGCTTCCGGATCGGCAATGAAGAAGGGTTGATCGACCCGTCACGCTACGTACTCGTCGGCCTCAACGGTCCGATGGTGCATCCGAACATGGACGACTACTCCAAGGACGCCGGATACCGGCTGCTGTCCCTCGAAGAGATCGAGGACATCGGGATACCCGCGGCGGTCGGCGAGATTCAGAAGGTGATCGGCGATGGACCGGTCTACGTGACAGTGGATTTGGATGTGCTGACGCTCAGCGATGCACCTGCCGTCGCCGACCCGGAGGCCGGCGGACTGACCATGCGTGAAATGCAGAAGATCCTGCGCAGCTTCCGCGGGATGGACGTCATCGGCGGCGACGTGGTGTGCTTCGTGCCCCATCTCGATCCGTCGCAGATCACGGCCTTGCACATCAGCGCGATCATGCACGAGATCGTGACGGTCATGGCCGAGGGCGTGGCGAAGAAGCGGTAGCACCATGTCCCGTTGGCAGCGGTGAAGACGGTGTGGTCAACTGTGGCCAGCGATGAAAATAGTCCTGGCACCTGACTCCTTCAAAGAGTCGATGAGCGCGACCGAAGCGGTCGCCGCGATGCGCGCAGGCGTGCTCGAGGTGATACCCGATGCCGAATGCATCGGCGTCCCCATGGCCGACGGTGGCGAAGGCACGGTCGACGCCGTCGTCGACGCACTGCACGGCCAGCACGTCGAAACCGAAGTCGCGGATCCGTTCGGACGCACCATCACCGCCCGCTACGGATACATCCCACTTCGTCAGCTCGCGGTCATCGAAATGGCTGCCGCTTCGGGACTTGAGCTGATTCCACCGGACCAGCGAGATATTCGGCGCGCCAGCACCTTCGGCGTTGGACAGCTCATCCGGTCCGCACTCGATCGCGGGGCCGAGGAATTACTGATCGGGCTCGG
It encodes the following:
- a CDS encoding arginase family protein — encoded protein: MSFTPTADEAIHLLEGYFYWSGFPKLLGCEIETDFAKADIALVGLPLAVNPVERTQYLGPRAVRHRSQAYHRGHREFGINPFELARIRDFGDVPIPTPTIADQAVLDIEKFYARMDAAGVLPFTIGGDHACTLPVLRAIAGPNSRRKAPIGIIHFDSHTDTYGDSAGVRCHAGNGFRIGNEEGLIDPSRYVLVGLNGPMVHPNMDDYSKDAGYRLLSLEEIEDIGIPAAVGEIQKVIGDGPVYVTVDLDVLTLSDAPAVADPEAGGLTMREMQKILRSFRGMDVIGGDVVCFVPHLDPSQITALHISAIMHEIVTVMAEGVAKKR